The sequence AATGTGATATAACAAGCTAGCGGAAAGAGTGCTTAGAAGATCCGACCATTATAAATTACATACAAATTCAAATACCTTATCAAGAAGGGAAGAAGCAATTGTGATGGGGTAACAACTAAAACCTATTCATATTCTTATTCTTGCATTCGAGATATGATTCtctaaaatgcatttaaatttGTTGTGTGGAAAGCACATGTTGGTGTTACAGTAAGCCTTGTTAACTGTTGACCCCGACCGGCATGAGTTAGgtgtaattaattgaaaaatcgGTGGTCtcaattgattttcattttattttcagaGTTTTGATTGAAATCGGACCAAACTAGAGCTCTAAAATGTGTTATGTTTTCATTCACAGGCTTGAACATTTTATGATTTGTTCTAATGCAGCCATCTTATGAACAATATGTACAGAACACAACATAAACATACAGACCAAGGACCAAAAAACAGAGTTCTCCGgcttttctaaataataatttcatgGAAAAATGGTAtaggttttaattttattttattttttaatggtgaCAGAACAGTGTAGTTGAATGCCATAGAACAAGCCAAAAGAAAAAGTGCTTCAAAATCCAggcattatatttatatatttgcatgCAAATTCATATTCTTATACTTTAGTCTTCTTGGATTTGAGATATTTGTATATTTAGATGCAAATTCATATTCTTATAAAGATGAAGCTATTGTGATAAGGTGACAACTAAAACCTATTCATATTCTTTAGTCTTCTTGGATTTGAGATATGATTCTCTAATTGCTTGCATTTTGTTGACAACCACATTCGTAAGCATCCGCTCTCCCAGTATTAATTTTGAGCACATGACTTGAATTTGCATCATTGAAACCAAACAATCattttttgtaacaccccgttccaaagtacatcggaaatttctcaagttgaccgaagttgatcgggtttgatcgtcgttgaccgagaaggatcaaattttgactttttgacttggcaaggattctaggttgactgaggcaccGTTGTGAAGTACGCATCAACCCAAGTtcttagactagtagcacgtcaaaaacagagttatggtttaaaagttataggtaaaacaagttgaggtccgaactaTTCGACGgtgccaaagttgactttttattcttgtggaaataaattgtagtaaagggTGAGGAATAAGGtagtatatatagaagtgtgttttctgtgtagaaaattttgtagtaagtcctacccttaggggagatgctaccgaattttccaatgaaaggttcggtggtgttttcctgggatcaaggcttgtctaagGTTTCAATGAGGGATCTttgacgggtcctgacatttgtTCTTCTTCAACCTTGACTTGGCGATTGACTTTAATGATTACTTTCTTTTCaatgtcattttcatttttctcaccatcatcatcttcaaagAGCAATGAAGGATCAACTATATCCACGACATGGTTAGGCAAAGCCACCTCCACGAACTTTTGAATGCTTAAACCGTCTTTGAACATATCATCAGTGGGTCTTTTTCCTGTGAACAACTCTAGCAAGAGTATCCCATAGCTATAGAAATCTTTAAGTAAGGAAACTTGACCTCCCATGCCATATTCTACAGTTCAATAAATTCATTATGATGTCAATTCCATAGGTGCTAAGAATGAATAAATTAACTAGTAGTTGAAATGAGAgtgcattatttttttttttcacacatTACTCTTTTTAGGTCAGTAACTTCTCAAACATATAATTTTGGCTTAAGAAGTAAAAGGTTATGGTAATCAAGAGGTAAGAGTTATACCTGGCGAAATGTAGCCAATAGACATTTCTCACATTTCTCAATCCTATACACATTTCTCAATTTTCCTAGTGTATCAGGAACTGTCCCAATGAGATCATTTTGAGCAAAATCAAGCACCTCATGTGCAGAACAATTTGACAATGATATTGGAATATGGCCTGTGAGTTTGTTAACTCCGCCAGCAAATACTTTGAGATTAGGAAGAGTAAGGCCAATGTCTTATGGTAAATTTCCATGCAGCTGGTTCGCTGTAAATGTGAAATAGAAAAAACATGTAAGAATCCAGAAAGAAGTTCAAAAGAGGACccagaaagaaattcaaaagagGTGGGCCTACATTTGAGGAGAgttttagagaaaaatataaatcaaatgaaagcCCACCTTCCATCACCTTTTATAATAGATGGTAATTCAACACCTCTCCCATACATCCACTATTATTAAGTCTATAAACAGCTCTGATTGGGTTCACATCATTTCTTCCCCCCTAGAATATCCCTGTCCTTGAGGATGAAGTCAATCTGGCAATATCTAGGAACCTAGTGCTGTAACGTGCTGGCTTGGATTCAAAAATGCCTGGGGGTCGCTGAAATTGACTATTAACAAGCTGAGTGGAGGTGCGCATGCATTTAGCATCGAGTCCAGTGACATACTTTTACTATTGGGGCCTACTAAAGACTGGACCAATGGCTGATGAGGTAAGTGCAACACTAACTGAATAAGTTGACCTAGAAGGCtcttggatgcttagaaaagAAATTGTTTCCAAAAGCTGAAGTGGAAGAAAATCCATATCCTGAGACAATTGGTGATTTGGAATTATTGTCAACTCCACCTACAGTTCAATTATGAATACTTcatggtttgttttttttttttgtttttttttgggatgtagATTTTTGGTACACCAAAGATGCCAGTTTGATATGCAAAAAGATAGTAGCATTAAAAAGTatcatatatttgaatttgatggaGAACTTGCAGCTTGTAGGACCCCCATTGAAGTAAATAAGGACCTGTTGATGGTATGGATAtctaatgaatttaattatggaGGGAAAGTATCAACTACTTGGCCAATGACTTTTCTAAGTTTTTCAGTTTGTTTGACTATTTcacaaggaaagaaaaagaaagtgtcTTTTATTAGATCCACTAAAACAAAGCATAGTAACACAAGGCCctacaaataattaaacctcTATGTGTAACACGATATAAACCTCTAAAATTTGTTGAATTATGTTCTAGCAttattcatcttctttttttaattttttttatttgtacttgGATTTAAcctaaagaatttttatttttttaaaaaggtttaATACTGCTTATTATCATCTTGTTTGGCCTTGTCTATGTCAATTGAGACCCtcaatatattgaatttttttcattttttatttttatttttagagccTTAATTGAAATCGGACCAAACTAAAGCTctaaaatgaattaatattttgattcaaaatGTTACATTGTAAATTGATAAGTGAGTTTTAGCTCACTTATTTAGTCTTCTATAGCTTGATTATTTATGGAAAACTCAagcatttattgttattttgatatatttttgtgtTCTTCTGTAGGTGagctttaaaataaaattaaaggtaatttttttgtggtttttaaAGCTTTGGAGATCACCTTGGGGAGGAAGAAGGCTCACCATATCTAAACCAAGTCAAACATGCCACTCATTATTGAAGACtttcaaaatgttgactttCTATGCCTTTACTtctaattttgacttttattgACTTTGGTCAAATGTGAGCTTTAATGAGAACATGTGCAAGGCATGTATCTTTAGTGTAGAGATTTGCATATGGAAATCATGTGACCTCATTTAAAATAGGCATGTGAAAGCCATGTGCACATCTAGGACCCTTTGATCTTGATCCAATGGTTGGAATTAACCAAAAAGGCTAGGGATTTGGAAGGCTTGGTTTTTAAAAGAGGCTTGGTAGGAAAAAGGTGGAGCCACCATTGTGGATAGCTTGGAGAAGCACTAGAAAGCAACACACCCAATTTAGAGGGAGAAAGAGCAAAATCTAGAGAAAGAAAGCTTGGGCTTGGAAGACGATTGAAGACTAAAGAGATTCTACTGCAAGATTCCTCCTCCTTTGAgttttctctatcttttattACTCTCTAAAttgtatttctatatatattgtgtttgaCGTGGGTttaatgatgaatatatattttattttggatttggttGATATTTTGCACGTGGATTGCTAGATTTACTATCTAGGGTGTTGATGGaacttttatttggattgtaATTGAATGGTGGTTGATTATTATTGTGCAATCCTATTCTTTTCTTGTGTATTCCTTGGATTTAATGTTTGAATATGCCTAATTAGATTGGAAATCAATTGGGTATTGGGTAGATCTATAAATTTCACCTTGGGAAAGGGTTATTTAATGGATTTGTCACTAGGATTATACAGCCCATGTTTTAATTAGAGTTGGAAAGCTTAATTAAGAAGTGAGTAACCTAGAAAGGGGAATTAATGCATGACATTTTAGGTTAATTTAGGAAGGGATTCTTGAATTTCCACTAATCATCCATAGATTCTAATTTTCCTAAGGATAGGAAGTTGGATGCAATTAGAAACCTTTTGGTTAGAATTAAGGATAGAAATCCAATAGTAATCACCCAAAGTAAGTTCAATTATGGGAAGAATAAGAGGAAAATTACTATCCATAGAGCTTTAGATCATAATATTTGCCATTTCCATTACTTGTGTGTGTTGTTTCTCTTGAGTTCTTATCCCACTATTTTAGTTTAATcttaatattagttttaatttttgttgacaCTAGTTTTAAGTTAAATGGGGTGcttaattaaaaagaattagTCAATAATTTTGGTACTTAGCAAAGTTTCTAACATCGATTCTCGAGGGAACGATACTCACTCATCACTTTATTACTTGTGCGACCCGTATACTTGCGGAATTAgctcatcatatatatatatatatatatatacattctatTCATAAgctagaaaattttataatttgttctcAACACACTAACTGGAGTAAAGTTTGTTAAGAACACATACAAGCGTATATATTAAATTGCCACTCATTAAGGACAGAAAAACAGAGTTCCCCTGTTTTCTAGGTATTTATTTCATGCAAAAATAGTGTAGATGAATGTGATAGAACAAGCTAAAACAAAGATTCAATTACTATATATTACATTTACATACAAATTCAAATACGTACCAAGTACAAATGAAGCTATTGTGATAAGGTAACATCGAAAACCTATTCATATTCTTACTCTTCTTGCATTTGAGATATGATTCTCTAATTTCTTGCATTTTGTAAAAGTCTTAAATGCCTGCTCAAGTATCGATTTCAAGGTAAAGATTTCAAAGCTCTAGTTTGTGATTTTGTGCCAAATGGAAGTTGGCACAGTTGGCTGCAACCAATTCCTAGAGCAGGAGATATAGATGGTGAATGGAGGATGTTAAGTCTTCTCCAAAGATTAAAAATTACCATTGATGTAGCCTTTGCTTTGGATTATCTTCAACACCACTGCCAAATACCAATTGTTCAATTCTGCTTGATAATGATCTGATTGCTCATGTGGGTGATTTTGGAGTGGTAAATCCTCAAGTCTATTACCACAGAATCAAAGCAGCTCAGTTGGATTGAAAGAGACTGTTGGCTTTGCTGCACCAGGTAATTTACTAGTTTAATTTGTTATACTCAATCTCTttctacattttatttttctcatatgaaaatataaaactatagatttttttgtttttcataataaaagcTAAAAAGTAGGACAACACAACTTGATcataaaaaaaagtgaatatatatatatatatatgcacttcTGGACTGTATATACTTAACATAATCAAATCCACAAGTTTTGTAGAATATGGCAGGGGAAGTTGTGTTTTAACATATGGTGATGTATACAGCTATGGGATACTCTTGTTAGAGATATTCACAGGGAAGTGTCCTACTGATGACATGTTTAAAGATGGATTGGATCTCCATAGTTATGTTAAGGTTGCAATACCTGACCATTTGTCAGAAGTTTTAGACCCACTGTTTCTGGTTGGAGGAGCtggagaagaagatgaagcaaACAGGTTCGTTGAGGGACAGAGCAAAAGGGACCGAATACAGGACTGCTTGACttcaatacttggaattggagttTCTTGTTCAGTGGAAACACTTAGAGAGAGAATGGACATTAATAATGCTGTCAATGAATTAAAGTTAATGAGGGCTGCGCTGATTCCTCTGATGGAATAAAGCTTCTGCTATACGTTGTGGTTGCTTGCATAGATTTTAAAAACTGGGTTAGAATTCCTTCCTTTACTCGAGTGAATAAAGCTCAATGTCTTTGAAgtaatttatttctatttctcgTTCTTAACTTTATCCTGTTGATGGCTAAATTAAAACCCAGTACTTTAATCCGTGGTCTTACCAAGCAACAACGTTTTAGTCagatttcatcaaattttttatagagtaaaagaaaaaaaaaaaaaaaaaagaaggaaaacagGCTATTAATACTTTATTGTCATGTTCTAAGGATGTCAGTAGGGCTATTAATACTTTCGTGTTTTAATTTGAGAATCATTGTTCTGGTTGTCACCATGGTTTATCAGCTTATTAGTTGTTTACTCCATATATGCTCAAGTACTTAAacttgttttttagttttaaaagatAACATACccaaaaaacagtttttttaacACATGGCCAAACAGGCTTGAAGGTTTTATGATTTCTTATCATGCGGATATCTGGAATATTGTCTGTACAGAATACAACATAGACATATTAAGTTGGAACTGTCTGAATAGGATTGAAAAACAGAGTTCCCTATTTTCTAAATACTTATTTCATGGCAAAATTGTGTAGATGAATGTGATATAACAAGCTAGCAGAAAGAGTGCTTAGAAGATCCGATcattatatattacatacaaATTCAAATACCTTATCAAGAAGGGATGAAGCAATTGTGATGCGGTAACAACTAAAACCAATTCATATTCTTACTCTTCTTTCATTTGAGATATGATTCTTTAAAATGCGTTTAAATTTGTCGTGTGCAAAGCACATGTTACCCCTGACCTCGGCATCATTTAGTCACTATAGGcgtaattaattgaaaaatcgCTGGTctcaattgatttttatttatttttcggaGTTTTGATTGAAATGGGACAAATCTAGAGCTCTAAAATGTGTTATATTTTCATTCACACGCTCGAACGTTTTATGATTTGTTCTCACGCAGCCATTTGGGGAACAGTATGTGCAGAACGCAACATAAACATACAAACCAAGGACCAAAAAATAGAGTTCCCCAGTTTTTCCGAATAATTATTTCATGCAAAAGcaatgtgtttttctttttttttcttttttttggggtgaaaaaATAGTGTAGTTGAATGCGATAGAACAAGTAAAAGTAAAGAGTGCATAAAAATCCaaccattatatttatatatttacatgcaaattcatatttttattctttagtCTTCTTGGATttgagatatttatatatataaatgcaaattCATATTCTTATAAAGATGAAGCTATTGTGATAAGGTAACAACTAAAACCTATTCATATTCTTTAGTCTTGTAGGAATTGAGATATGATTCTCTAATTGCTTGCATGTTGTTGACAACTGCATTCATAAGCATTCGCTCTCCTGGTAAGAATTTTGAGCACATGACTCCAATTTGCATCACAGAAACCAAACAATCATTTGCTCTTCTTCGAGCCTTGACTTGGCGATTGACTTCATTGATTTCAGTCTCGTCaatgtcattttcattttcctcaccatcatcatcttcaaagAGCAACGAAGGATCGACTATATCCATGACATGTTTGGGCAAAGCCATTGCAACGAACTGGTGAATGCTTAGACCATCTTTGAACATATCATCAGTGGGTCTTTTTCCTGTGAACAACTCTAGCAAGAGTATCCCATAGCTATAGATATCTCCAAGTATGGAAACTTGGCCTCCCATGCCATATTCTACAGTTCAATAAATTCATTACGATGTCAAGTCCATAGGTGCTAAGAATCAATAAATTAAGTAGTAGTTGAAATGTGAGtgcattattgttttttcacaCATTACTCCTTTTGGGTCAGTAACTTCTTAAACATATGCTTTTGgtttaagaaataaaatgttatggTAATCAAAAGCTAAGATTTATACCTGGAGGAATATACCCAATAGAACCCCTTAGCAAAGCAGACATTGTTTGGTTTTCTGAGGGAATATCTGATGCTTCAAAGAGGAACTTTGCGAGTCCAAAGTCACCAACATGGGAAACCATATCTTCATCAAGAAGAACATTACTTGGCTTTAGATCACAATGAACTATAGGTGTTTCACAATCGTTATGGAGATAATCCAAAGCAAAAGCAGCATCAGTGGCTATGTTCAGTCTCTGGATAAGGCTCAACCTCTTATTCTGGCATTCTTCGTCGTCTCTTTGATGCAGCCACTTCTCCAAACTTCCATTGGCCATGAACTCGAAAACTAGACTTTTGAAGTCATTTCCTTGATGGTCAATGCTTGAGCAGGCAGAAATGATTTTAAGAAGATTGCGATGTCTTATGCTTCTCAAAGCATTGCACTCATTAAGGAAGCTTTTGGAAGCTCCTTGTTGCTGAAGGTTTAATACCTTAATCGCAACTATTTTTTTATCTCTAGAAAGAATTCCTTTATATACGGAACCAAAACTGCCTGCACCGATCAGATTGTTCTCAGAGAACCCATCTGTGCATTCAAAAAGATCTGAGTAAGACATACTCGATTGCCAATCATCTGTAGAAGATTTTGTAACAGGCCTTCGTATGGAATGACCAACCAAAATGCTCAATATAACTGCTAACAATACAGCAGCACAAGTTACAGGGACTACAACCTTCcgagaaaataattttcttgttGAATTGTGCTTTTCCTTGAGGCATGGAGTCAAAAGCAGTTTCGGGATGCCACCACAGAGCTTATCATTTCCAAGAACTGAAACTGCAGTAGCATTTGTAAAAATCCCTTCACTTGGCAATTCACCctcaaaattattataagaaaGATTGAGAAATTTAAGAGTTGAAAGTTcaagaaattttggaatcaaccCAGATAAGTTATTGCGGGAAAGATCCATTTCTTCCAAGCCTCTTAGACTTTCCAGAGTCTGAGGGATTGcaccttcaaattcattgcccTCCAAATGCAGGCGTTCCAATCTAATACATTTTCCAAGATTGCTAGGCAACTCACCTGATAACTTGTTTTCTGATAAATCCAACTCCTCAAGATTTACACCCACTTCAGATGGTAAGGGACCGGTTAAGGAATTATGTGACAGTGACAAAGATACTGAAAGGGAAGAAAGACCAATAACCTCTCTGGGAATGTTGCCACTGAGACTGTTACTGGAAAGGTTAAGGGTCATCAAATATGTGCAGTTACCAAGACTTTGAGGTATGCTTCCCTCAAACCTGTTTTCCTCCAAAAAGAGAACGCTCAA comes from Ziziphus jujuba cultivar Dongzao chromosome 6, ASM3175591v1 and encodes:
- the LOC132803998 gene encoding probable LRR receptor-like serine/threonine-protein kinase At3g47570; the protein is MESASSAPSHGNETDRLALLDLKNQIIQDPLVIMNSWNHSIHFCNWVGITCNTSSQRVMVLNLKSLQLAGSIPPSIGNLTYLTGINLMNNSFHGEIPQEMGRLLQLQLLNLSYNSFGGTIPTNITHCKELRYFLVSGNKLSGSIPVPFRSLSKLVHLDLSRNNLTGTIPAWIGNFTFLYSLSLRQNNLQGSIPEDLGHLTSLGRFELVENNLSGIVPPSIYNISSMFDFHFTDNQLHGNLPPDVGFTLPNLKVFAGAVNKLTGPIPISLSNCSALEMLDFSQNYLTGSVPETLGSLQKLRRINFEINRLGYGKAGDLNFLTSLPNCTVLEVLGMGTNYFGGKLPSSIANLSSYLRIFTIRDNSINGNIPKGIENLVNLTLLGLEHNQLRGSVPEAIGKFHKLQELYLRGNKFSGSIPFSLGNLTSLSVLFLEENRFEGSIPQSLGNCTYLMTLNLSSNSLSGNIPREVIGLSSLSVSLSLSHNSLTGPLPSEVGVNLEELDLSENKLSGELPSNLGKCIRLERLHLEGNEFEGAIPQTLESLRGLEEMDLSRNNLSGLIPKFLELSTLKFLNLSYNNFEGELPSEGIFTNATAVSVLGNDKLCGGIPKLLLTPCLKEKHNSTRKLFSRKVVVPVTCAAVLLAVILSILVGHSIRRPVTKSSTDDWQSSMSYSDLFECTDGFSENNLIGAGSFGSVYKGILSRDKKIVAIKVLNLQQQGASKSFLNECNALRSIRHRNLLKIISACSSIDHQGNDFKSLVFEFMANGSLEKWLHQRDDEECQNKRLSLIQRLNIATDAAFALDYLHNDCETPIVHCDLKPSNVLLDEDMVSHVGDFGLAKFLFEASDIPSENQTMSALLRGSIGYIPPEYGMGGQVSILGDIYSYGILLLELFTGKRPTDDMFKDGLSIHQFVAMALPKHVMDIVDPSLLFEDDDGEENENDIDETEINEVNRQVKARRRANDCLVSVMQIGVMCSKFLPGERMLMNAVVNNMQAIRESYLNSYKTKEYE